ACCTGCTCACGTATTGCACGCTCGAAACGATCGGCACTTCGGGGCACATACCCGCCTGTATCTACCAGTGCAAATTCCCGCCCATTCCAGAGCACCTGACCATATACACGATCTCGCGTCACACCCGGGGCATCATGTACAATCGCCTGACGAGTCTCTGTGAGCCGATTAAAGAGCGTGGACTTCCCTACGTTCGGACGACCAACAATAGCAACGAGCATCTTGAATTCTTCTGGGATTTTCTATACCTGATTGCACCGGTGCATTGCACGAGCACTACCTTGCAATACTACCTGCTTCTCGCGAGGCTCATGTAGCCTTATGACAAGGCGATTATTGTTATACTCACAATATACAGCCAACAATCCCGGCATAATAATTGCAGGAATTCATCGTGATGAATTCCTGTACACTGAATCGTCAGATCTGCGTGCAGTATTTCACCTGCCTAATGTCAGAAAACATTTCTGACTTATTTGCCTGTTGACTAAACCCTCTCTAAATCATGGAATTACGCAAATCTCTTTCAACCTCTACCAAAAAAGCTCCTAGCCTCTTCGCGCTGGTTACCGTGGTCACTGCAATCTTTTTGCTGATCATGTTTTGGAATAATCAGCAAGAATCCGAACCCCTCGAAATCGTTGACCAGATGCCGACACTCATCGGAGGCATCAATGCGCTGGCCTCTGAAGTGAAATACCCGGAAAACGCTCGCAAAGACCAGATTGAAGGACGGGTGATCGTACAGTTCACGGTAGACAAAAATGGTGATGTGCGTGATCCCGTGGTCGTGCTAGGAATTGGCGGTGGGTGTGATGAGGAAGCTGTTCGCGTTGTTACTGAACATGCAAAATTCAAACCAGGAGCCCACCAGGGACGTGTGGTCCCAGTCAAAATGGCCATTCCATTCACATTTAAGCTGCCTTCACAAGGGGATGATCTGGCGGAAGAGGTTCTTAAATTCGTAGATCAGATGCCGGAACTCATAGGAGGTATCAGCACACTGGCCTCTAACATGAAATACCCGGAAATCGCTCGCAAAGACCAGATTGAAGGGCGGGTGATCGTAAGATTCATTGTAGATAAGGAGGGTAATGTTCGTGACGCCTCAATCACAAAGGGCATTGGTGGTGGATGTGACGAGGAAGCTATCCGAGTTCTTACCGAACACGCAAAATTCAGGCCC
The sequence above is a segment of the Rhodothermaceae bacterium genome. Coding sequences within it:
- a CDS encoding energy transducer TonB, giving the protein MELRKSLSTSTKKAPSLFALVTVVTAIFLLIMFWNNQQESEPLEIVDQMPTLIGGINALASEVKYPENARKDQIEGRVIVQFTVDKNGDVRDPVVVLGIGGGCDEEAVRVVTEHAKFKPGAHQGRVVPVKMAIPFTFKLPSQGDDLAEEVLKFVDQMPELIGGISTLASNMKYPEIARKDQIEGRVIVRFIVDKEGNVRDASITKGIGGGCDEEAIRVLTEHAKFRPGIHQGETVPVEMQIPVVFKLGSDSA